One region of Littorina saxatilis isolate snail1 unplaced genomic scaffold, US_GU_Lsax_2.0 scaffold_1496, whole genome shotgun sequence genomic DNA includes:
- the LOC138957203 gene encoding uncharacterized protein, producing MTASTLRLIPPVKRRVPVPPYPQSAVSDMEKESAFVRPVDPPPRSQVPSLPCQTPCQASSLVVIYLPNLNLTSSADNNCTFQRDIDPDQRSCVVPEGQPIRVQCSAVSNPEIANITWTSPAGLTNGQGGNGQLVIPSADRHAHNTQFICTATTGNSPPDSRLPLTNSTFLRVYVAYPSSVKALELNNVATNLTVNESDVTPVNLTCRSDGRPTPRTQLVRKHDGTVLKTVTGGSYTDVDDDTVVDHVISPARCEDTGTYMCVSDNQLGPEERLALSLFVNCKCC from the exons ATGACGGCGTCAACCCTGCGTCTCATCCCTCCAGTCAAAC GCCGTGTTCCTGTGCCTCCATACCCTCAGTCGGCCGTCAGTGACATGGAGAAGGAATCTGCTTTCGTCCGACCAGTGGATCCTCCTCCACGTTCTCAGGTTCCATCTTTGCCGTGCCAGACACCATGCCAAGCGTCTTCTCTTGTGGTCATCT ATTTACCCAATTTGAACTTAACATCGTCTGCTGACAACAACTGCACCTTCCAACGTGATATTGACCCTGACCAGCGAAGCTGTGTAGTACCTGAAGGTCAACCAATCAGAGTACAGTGTAGCGCAGTCAGCAATCCTGAGATCGCCAACATCACGTGGACATCTCCAGCAGGACTGACAAATGGACAGGGTGGTAACGGTCAACTGGTCATCCCGTCTGCTGACAGACACGCTCACAACACACAGTTCATCTGCACGGCCACCACAGGAAACTCCCCGCCTGACTCGCGTCTGCCCCTGACAAACTCCACGTTTCTCCGTGTCTATGTGGCCT ACCCATCAAGTGTAAAGGCATTGGAACTGAACAACGTTGCCACCAACCTTACCGTGAATGAGAGTGACGTCACCCCCGTCAACCTGACGTGTCGCTCTGACGGGCGTCCGACTCCCAGGACGCAACTCGTCAGGAAGCATGACGGGACGGTGCTTAAGACGGTGACCGGGGGCTCGTACACAGATGTTGATGACGACACAGTTGTGGATCACGTGATCAGCCCTGCAAGGTGTGAGGACACCGGGACCTACATGTGTGTCTCTGACAACCAGCTGGGACCAGAGGAGCGACTGGCACTCAGCTTGTTCGTCAACTGTAAGTGTTGCTAG